A window from Citrus sinensis cultivar Valencia sweet orange chromosome 3, DVS_A1.0, whole genome shotgun sequence encodes these proteins:
- the LOC102611853 gene encoding uncharacterized protein LOC102611853, protein MGKKHTGPPMKRRKVGASRVDNPPAGSPSHISISEGDRSPPSSSRSRNSRSEPPPPRSTPRVSPRFPSRRPTPHPRKKGEPTKPKVPARSSDQPPKSPPATPSKSSNPFFLGIRRATLGELEQIRAKYNIPPSVQLRVPHVNERPECPKSDGIALHIDLFDLGLRLPLQPFFMKMFSYLGVAPGQLSLPGWRTLTGLHVLWLEVVKRDISVRELRGLYQFKKPKGPGIAYFFPWGDHGHIVEGNPALKKGYRKGWFVAEGRWGTETLGEKGDPVKVPHSFNVDCVTWAKGSCPVQEVGREVKKFMDRLRGAQRGSDVLEESRLWRAGLIDRSPTPAPGGDSFMESTGDAFDAFFQAVVGGASGSQDSAVPPKGSRPPRAPGPKGKSQGTSHSGSKGIPRSKKRKFGLVSTFPDELREGDLDPASNKEVSHLARHFYYSAENVTSEVAEEVDKMSLSQRYGQALRATQEASFLLSHCLPDLDSLVAAQSEVDKLRSELQSRQSREDQLAREVKTLQERIAGLSGEKARVEKDCEELRATNGDLLSRQKTMAEDAFSLIMTEVWSVDPALEVPRVQKFVNKAAILKTIAERKKSSQARSGTPSGSPGVPHQP, encoded by the exons ATGGGCAAAAAGCACACGGGACCCCCGATGAAGCGACGTAAAGTTGGGGCTAGTAGGGTTGACAACCCTCCTGCAGGTTCCCCTTCCCACATCTCCATCAGCGAGGGGGATCGGTCCCCCCCTAGTTCCTCTAGGAGTCGCAATTCTCGTTCTGAGCCCCCTCCTCCTAGGAGTACCCCTCGTGTCAGCCCACGCTTTCCTAGTAGACGGCCTACCCCCCATCCTCGAAAGAAGGGTGAGCCAACCAAGCCTAAAGTTCCAGCTCGTTCCTCTGACCAACCGCCTAAATCTCCCCCTGCCACACCTTCAAAATCTAGCAACCCTTTTTTCCTAGGCATTAGGAGGGCTACTTTGGGGGAGTTGGAGCAAATTAGAGCCAAATACAATATTCCTCCGTCTGTCCAGCTTAGGGTACCCCATGTGAATGAGCGACCCGAGTGTCCAAAGTCTGATGGGATTGCTCTCCATATCGACCTCTTCGATCTAGGACTCCGCCTGCCCCTCCAACCATTCtttatgaaaatgtttagTTATTTAGGGGTAGCTCCTGGGCAGCTGTCCCTTCCAGGGTGGAGGACACTGACGGGCTTACATGTGTTATGGTTGGAGGTCGTGAAGCGCGACATTTCTGTTCGGGAGTTGAGGGGCCTTTACCAATTCAAGAAGCCTAAGGGTCCCGGCATTGCTTACTTCTTCCCCTGGGGTGATCATGGCCACATCGTTGAGGGGAACCCCGCCTTAAAGAAGGGTTACCGAAAGGGATGGTTTGTCGCTGAGGGTAGGTGGGGGACAGAGACTCTAGGTGAGAAGGGCGACCCCGTGAAGGTTCCTCATTCCTTCAATGTAGACT GTGTGACATGGGCTAAAGGATCATGCCCAGTTCAGGAGGTGGGGAGAGAGGTGAAGAAATTTATGGACAGGCTTCGAGGTGCACAGAGGGGTAGTGATGTGCTGGAGGAGAGCCGATTATGGAGAGCGGGGCTGATTGACCGAAGTCCTACACCTGCTCCTGGGGGTGACTCAT TCATGGAATCGACGGGTGATGCTTTCGACGCCTTCTTCCAAGCGGTAGTGGGCGGTGCTTCCGGATCTCAGGATTCGGCGGTACCCCCGAAAGGCTCCCGACCTCCTCGAGCTCCCGGTCCAAAGGGAAAATCTCAGGGTACCTCCCACAGCGGGTCAAAGGGTATCCCTCGCtcgaagaagagaaaattcgGGCTGGTTTCTACTTTCCCCGATGAGTTACGTGAGGGTGACTTAGACCCGGCTTCTAACAAGGAGGTTTCGCACTTGGCTCGCCACTTTTACTACTCTGCTGAAAATGTTACCTCCGAGGTTGCTGAAGAGGTTGACAAGATGAGCTTGAGCCAGCGTTATGGTCAAGCACTTAGGGCTACCCAAGAG GCATCCTTTCTCCTTAGCCACTGCCTTCCGGATCTCGACTCCCTTGTTGCCGCACAGTCAGAGGTTGACAAGTTAAGGAGTGAGCTTCAAAGCCGTCAATCTCGTGAGGATCAGCTCGCTCGAGAAGTTAAAACTCTGCAAGAACGCATTGCTGGCCTATCGGGAGAGAAAGCTAGGGTGGAGAAGGATTGTGAGGAGTTGAGGGCCACCAACGGGGATCTGCTATCTCGGCAAAAGACGATGGCGGAGGATGCATTCTCACTTATCATGACAGAGGTGTGGAGTGTGGATCCGGCGTTGGAGGTACCCCGCGTGCAGAAATTTGTCAACAAGGCTGCCATTCTGAAGACAATTGCGGAGCGGAAGAAGTCTTCCCAGGCACGGTCGGGTACCCCTTCTGGGTCGCCTGGGGTACCCCATCAGCCTTAG
- the LOC127901144 gene encoding uncharacterized protein LOC127901144 — protein MLVVIKNITIELMEVLITLVLGGNSMGQTCDFNSTIICQICFIPGHGANKCRNRYNSAFVPSRNQARGAFNGSFRPGQRNFGRGFGNAGGRLFNGAYGRGLYPHSGNMFGQPHLGNSNMPRGSGYQGYMMYSDPTAFYVAHPGSSSGASPSAPAFCSNEDYNNGCSSSAPLVPAPEIVEDPTWYIDSGATNHITNDSGRELRDHFA, from the exons ATGCTGGtggtaataaaaaatataacaatagaGCTTATGGAGGTGCTTATAACTCTGGTTTTGGGTGGTAATAGTATGGGTCAGACATGTGATTTTAATTCAACAATCATCTGTCAAATATGTTTTATACCTGGTCATGGAGCAAATAAGTGCAGAAACAGGTACAACTCTGCTTTTGTGCCTTCAAGGAATCAAGCTAGAGGAGCATTTAATGGCAGTTTTAGGCCTGGTCAAAGGAATTTTGGAAGAGGTTTTGGAAATGCTGGTGGTAGACTTTTTAATGGAGCTTATGGTAGAGGTCTTTATCCTCATTCTGGCAATATGTTTGGTCAACCTCATCTTGGAAATTCTAATATGCCAAGAGGTTCTGGTTATCAAGGTTATATGATGTACTCAGATCCTACTGCATTTTATGTTGCCCATCCTGGAAGCTCCTCTGGTGCCAGTCCCTCTGCACCTGCTTTTTGTTCTAATGAAGATTATAACAATGGATGTTCTTCTTCAGCTCCATTAGTGCCTGCTCCAGAGATTGTTGAAGATCCTACCTGGTACATTGATAGTGGTGCTACCAATCACATCACTAATGATTCAG gCCGGGAGCTTAGGGATCATTTTGCTTAG
- the LOC102618879 gene encoding MDIS1-interacting receptor like kinase 2-like, protein MGSPTLNTVVPSLVLLILFFVLSFLITVSSASNEEADALLKWKASLQIHNRSLLSSWIKDTTNVSSKTSPCAWYGISCNDAGRVVNITLPAKGLKGRLHDFSFSSFPHLAYLDLSYNKLFGTIPPQISNLTNLIYLYFGGDQFSGNIPPEVGLMSHLKFLYIDTNQLDGSIPPELGQLSSMMELSLFSNHLNGSVPPSLSNLTNLQQLYLFNNSLSGSIPPSLGNSMLTMVNLDFNHFTSYLPHNVCRGGALQYFTVSENHFQGTIPKSLRNCTSLFRVRLNGNNLTGNISEALGIYPNLTFIDLSRNNFYGEISSNWGQCPKLGTLNVSMNNITGGIPREIGNSSQLHALDLSLNHIVGEIPKELGKLNSLTKLILRGNQLTGRLPTEIGSFKELEYLDLSANRFNNSVPKSLGSLLKLHYLSLSNNQFVQELPKELEKLVQLSELDLSHNFLGGELLSQICNMESLEKLNLSHNNLSGSIPNCFEGMHGLSVIDISDNQLQGPVPNSTAFRNAPVEALEGNKELCGGVKGMQPCKVFSSHKQNSGAKWFAIVFPVLGALFVSMALIAIFILRKRKSDSGDRQSSSQNPQELFFILNFDGKLVYDEIVRATNDFDAEYCIGNGGHGSVYRAELPSGEVVAVKKFHSSLPCDQIADQKEFSTEVKALTEIRHRNIVKLYGFCSHARHSFLVYEFLERGSLAAILSNDAAAQELGWSQRMNVIKGVADALSYLHHDCFPPIVHRDISSKNLLLDLEYEAHVADFGIAKFLKPDSSNWTEFAGTYGYIAPELAYTMKITEKCDVYSFGVLVLEVIKGKHPRDFLSSTSSPSLNTDIALNEMLDPRLPVPSCSVQEKLISIMEVAFSCLNESPESRPTMKIVSQQLRI, encoded by the exons ATGGGGTCACCAACCCTCAATACAGTTGTTCCTTCACTTGTTTTGTTGATCCTATTTTTTGTGTTAAGTTTCTTAATAACTGTTTCTTCAGCATCTAATGAAGAAGCAGATGCTCTTCTCAAATGGAAAGCCAGCCTTCAAATCCATAACCGATCTCTCCTTTCTTCTTGGATTAAGGACACCACCAATGTTTCATCCAAAACAAGCCCGTGTGCTTGGTATGGAATCAGTTGCAATGACGCCGGAAGAGTCGTCAACATTACCCTCCCAGCTAAAGGATTAAAAGGTAGGCTTCATGATTTCTCATTCTCATCGTTTCCTCATCTTGCTTATCTTGATCTCAGCTATAATAAACTCTTCGGTACTATCCCGCCTCAAATTAGTAACCTTACGAATCTCATCTACCTTTATTTCGGAGGCGATCAATTTTCAGGAAATATTCCACCAGAAGTTGGTCTTATGAGTCATTTGAAGTTCCTTTACATTGATACGAACCAATTAGATGGCTCAATTCCACCAGAACTTGGTCAGTTAAGTTCTATGATGGAGCTTTCCTTGTTCTCTAACCACTTGAACGGTTCAGTCCCTCCTTCTTTAAGTAATTTGACCAACCTACAACAACTATACCTCTTTAATAACAGCCTATCCGGTTCCATTCCTCCCTCCCTTGGGAATTCAATGTTAACCATGGTAAATTTGGATTTCAATCATTTTACAAGTTATTTACCGCACAATGTTTGTCGAGGTGGAGCATTACAGTATTTTACTGTTTCTGAAAACCATTTTCAAGGAACAATCCCTAAAAGCTTGAGAAATTGCACAAGCTTATTCCGAGTACGCCTTAATGGAAACAACCTTACTGGAAATATATCAGAAGCTTTGGGCATTTATCCTAACCTGACTTTCATAGATCTCAGCCGCAATAATTTTTACGGTGAAATCTCATCTAACTGGGGACAATGCCCAAAATTAGGCACTCTCAACGTTTCGATGAATAACATTACTGGAGGTATACCGCGTGAGATTGGAAACTCGTCTCAACTACATGCACTCGATCTTTCATTGAATCATATAGTTGGGGAGATTCCTAAGGAACTTGGGAAGTTAAATTCTCTAACCAAGCTCATTTTGCGCGGGAATCAACTTACAGGACGTCTACCTACAGAAATCGGCTCATTCAAAGAACTTGAATACCTTGACTTATCTGCAAATAGATTCAACAATTCAGTCCCAAAAAGTCTCGGTAGCTTGCTGAAATTGCACTACTTGAGCTTGAGCAACAACCAGTTTGTCCAAGAATTGCCAAAGGAATTGGAGAAGCTAGTTCAACTTTCAGAATTAGATTTGAGTCACAACTTTCTTGGAGGAGAATTACTATCACAGATCTGCAATATGGAAAGCTTGGAGAAGTTGAATCTCTCGCACAATAATCTCTCTGGTTCGATTCCAAATTGCTTTGAGGGAATGCACGGTCTATCAGTCATTGACATTTCTGATAATCAACTGCAAGGCCCAGTTCCAAATAGCACAGCATTTCGGAATGCCCCAGTGGAAGCGTTAGAGGGGAATAAGGAATTGTGTGGAGGTGTGAAAGGAATGCAACCATGCAAAGTTTTCTCGTCACACAAGCAAAATTCCGGAGCCAAGTGGTTTGCAATAGTGTTCCCTGTGTTAGGAGCACTATTTGTTTCAATGGCGCTGATAGCAATTTTCATTCTTCGAAAGCGGAAGTCAGACTCAGGAGATCGACAGAGCAGCAGCCAGAACCCTCAGGAattgttttttatattaaatttcgACGGGAAACTTGTGTACGATGAAATTGTTAGAGCAACAAATGATTTTGATGCAGAGTATTGCATTGGAAATGGTGGACACGGAAGTGTTTATAGAGCTGAGCTACCATCTGGGGAGGTAGTAGCTGTCAAGAAATTTCACTCATCACTCCCATGTGATCAGATTGCAGATCAAAAAGAATTCTCAACCGAAGTTAAGGCCTTGACAGAGATACGACATCGAAACATTGTGAAGCTTTATGGATTTTGCTCACATGCCCGACACTCTTTTTTGGTCTATGAATTTCTTGAAAGGGGTAGCTTGGCTGCGATCTTGAGCAATGATGCAGCAGCACAAGAACTGGGTTGGAGTCAGAGAATGAATGTGATCAAAGGCGTAGCTGATGCCTTGTCTTACCTGCACCATGACTGCTTTCCTCCGATTGTCCATCGAGACATATCAAGTAAGAACTTGTTGCTGGATTTGGAATATGAAGCTCATGTTGCAGACTTTGGAATTGCGAAGTTTCTGAAGCCAGACTCGTCCAACTGGACTGAATTTGCAGGCACATACGGATACATTGCACCAG AGCTTGCTTACACAATGAAGATCACAGAGAAATGCGATGTGTACAGTTTTGGAGTGTTAGTGTTGGAAGTGATCAAAGGGAAGCATCCAagagattttctttcttcGACTTCATCTCCATCTCTCAACACAGATATAGCACTTAATGAAATGTTGGACCCGCGTCTTCCAGTTCCATCATGCAGTGTTCAAGAAAAACTGATATCAATCATGGAGGTTGCGTTTTCATGCTTAAATGAGAGTCCGGAGTCTAGACCAACTATGAAAATAGTCAGTCAACAATTACGGATTTAA